One Alnus glutinosa chromosome 3, dhAlnGlut1.1, whole genome shotgun sequence genomic region harbors:
- the LOC133863977 gene encoding ADP-ribosylation factor 1-like isoform X2 — protein sequence MGLAISRFVKMLFARKEMRILMVGLDAAGKTTILYKLKLGEIVTTIPTIGFNVETVEYKNVSFTVWDVGGQDKIRPLWRHYFQNTQGLIFVVDSNDRERISEARDELHRMLSEDELRDATLLVFANKQDLPNAMSVSEITDKLSLHSLRQRRWYIQAATATSGQGLYEGLDWLSSNVTSKA from the exons ATGGGTTTGGCAATTTCTCGATTCGTGAAGATGCTTTTTGCGAGGAAAGAAATGAGGATTCTTATGGTAGGTCTTGATGCTGCCGGAAAAACCACCATCCTCTACAAGCTGAAACTCGGAGAAATTGTTACCACCATTCCCACTATTG GGTTCAATGTGGAAACTGTTGAATACAAAAATGTTAGCTTTACCGTCTGGGATGTAGGAGGACAGGATAAG ATTCGACCATTATGGAGACACTACTTTCAAAACACCCAGGGTCTTATCTTTGTGGTGGATAGTAATGACAGAGAAAGAATCTCAGAAGCCAGAGATGAGCTCCATCGGATGCTTAGTGAG GATGAGCTTCGTGACGCAACTTTGCTTGTGTTTGCCAATAAGCAGGACCTTCCAAATGCCATGAGTGTCTCTGAAATCACAGATAAACTAAGCCTGCATTCACTCCGTCAGCGCCGATG GTACATCCAAGCTGCAACTGCCACTTCTGGCCAAGGACTTTATGAAGGTCTTGATTGGCTATCCAGCAACGTCACTAGCAAG GCATAA
- the LOC133863977 gene encoding ADP-ribosylation factor 1-like isoform X1 gives MGLAISRFVKMLFARKEMRILMVGLDAAGKTTILYKLKLGEIVTTIPTIGFNVETVEYKNVSFTVWDVGGQDKIRPLWRHYFQNTQGLIFVVDSNDRERISEARDELHRMLSEDELRDATLLVFANKQDLPNAMSVSEITDKLSLHSLRQRRWYIQAATATSGQGLYEGLDWLSSNVTSKAR, from the exons ATGGGTTTGGCAATTTCTCGATTCGTGAAGATGCTTTTTGCGAGGAAAGAAATGAGGATTCTTATGGTAGGTCTTGATGCTGCCGGAAAAACCACCATCCTCTACAAGCTGAAACTCGGAGAAATTGTTACCACCATTCCCACTATTG GGTTCAATGTGGAAACTGTTGAATACAAAAATGTTAGCTTTACCGTCTGGGATGTAGGAGGACAGGATAAG ATTCGACCATTATGGAGACACTACTTTCAAAACACCCAGGGTCTTATCTTTGTGGTGGATAGTAATGACAGAGAAAGAATCTCAGAAGCCAGAGATGAGCTCCATCGGATGCTTAGTGAG GATGAGCTTCGTGACGCAACTTTGCTTGTGTTTGCCAATAAGCAGGACCTTCCAAATGCCATGAGTGTCTCTGAAATCACAGATAAACTAAGCCTGCATTCACTCCGTCAGCGCCGATG GTACATCCAAGCTGCAACTGCCACTTCTGGCCAAGGACTTTATGAAGGTCTTGATTGGCTATCCAGCAACGTCACTAGCAAGGCAAGATAA
- the LOC133864885 gene encoding cyclin-D3-2, whose product MMALQEEETQQLQSPPMLLDALFCAEESFEEENGVEEEEKESENHDENVKKYSLFPLVLLENDLGWEDEELVSLISKEGDTHVCLSSLVSDGSLMVARKGAVDWILRVKAHYGFSALTTVLAVNYFDRFASSRAFQREIPWMSQLAAVACLSLAAKVEEIDVPLLLDLQVGESKYVFEAKTIQRMELLVLSTLQWRMNPVTPVSFFDHIIRRLGLKNHLHWEFLWRCERLTLSLIADPRFMSYVPSILATATMLRVIEDIEPYNPLEYQNQLMNVLKVSKEIVNGCYKLILELSESHGHIHNQSHNRKHHSIPSSPNGVIDAIFCCDSSNESWAVASSVSSSPRPELTFKRSRAQDSSNESWAVASVSSSRTPEPPFKRSRAQDQQMRLPSLNRVSVGVLSSPR is encoded by the exons ATGATGGCTCTGCAAGAAGAAGAAACCCAACAGCTGCAAAGCCCACCAATGCTCCTTGATGCTCTGTTCTGTGCGGAAGAGAGTTTTGAAGAAGAGAATGGtgttgaggaagaagagaaagagagtgagaaCCATGacgaaaatgtgaaaaagtacTCACTTTTCCCTTTGGTTTTGCTAGAGAATGACTTGGGGTGGGAGGATGAAGAGCTTGTGTCCCTAATCTCCAAAGAGGGAGATACCCACGTGTGTTTGAGCAGTCTGGTCTCAGATGGGTCTCTAATGGTGGCCAGGAAAGGGGCTGTGGATTGGATTTTGAGGGTTAAAGCGCACTATGGGTTCTCTGCCTTGACCACTGTTCTTGCTGTGAATTACTTTGATAGGTTTGCTTCAAGCCGTGCGTTTCAGAGGGAAATTCCCTGGATGAGCCAACTCGCTGCCGTGGCTTGTCTCTCTCTGGCTGCCAAGGTGGAGGAGATCGACGTGCCACTTCTTTTAGACCTGCAA GTGGGGGAATCAAAGTACGTGTTTGAAGCAAAGACAATTCAGAGAATGGAGCTTCTGGTGCTGTCCACTCTTCAGTGGAGGATGAACCCGGTGACGCCAGTTTCCTTCTTTGATCACATTATCAGGAGGCTTGGCTTGAAGAACCACTTGCATTGGGAGTTTCTGTGGAGGTGTGAGCGTCTTACTCTCTCTCTTATTGCCG ATCCAAGGTTTATGAGTTATGTTCCTTCTATATTAGCTACTGCAACAATGCTTCGTGTAATTGAGGATATTGAACCGTATAATCCACTGGAATATCAGAACCAGCTTATGAATGTGCTTAAAGTCAGTAAG GAAATAGTTAATGGGTGCTATAAGCTCATCCTGGAATTGTCAGAGAGCCACGGCCACATTCACAACCAAAGCCATAATCGCAAGCATCACTCCATACCTAGCAGCCCAAATGGCGTAATTGATGCAATTTTCTGCTGTGATAGCTCCAATGAATCTTGGGCTGTGGCGTCGTCCGTTTCATCATCACCACGACCGGAGCTTACTTTTAAAAGGAGCAGAGCACAGGATAGCTCCAATGAATCATGGGCTGTGGCATCCGTTTCATCTTCACGGACACCAGAGCCTCCTTTCAAAAGGAGCAGAGCACAGGATCAGCAGATGCGGTTGCCTTCACTAAATCGTGTGTCTGTGGGTGTGCTTAGTAGCCCTCGTTAA